AAAGTCATTCCTCAAAGCAAAATCGGCGAAGTCTCTGCCTTACTCAAGGCTATTCACGCACAACATAAGACTCAACTCATTATCCAAAAATTAAAGGCGATGAAACTTGCCCAAGCCGCCAAAGTTCTCGAGAAGGGTATCGAGGATACTTTCTCCTTCTACGCCTTTCCCAGAGAACACCCAATCTATCTACGGACAAACAATCCTCTGGAACGCATCATGAAAGAAATTCGCCGAAGAACCAGAGTCGTTGGCTCTTTCCCCGATGGTCATAGTGCTCTTATGCTCGCTTGCGCTCGCCCCAGGCATATCACCTCTTCTAAGTGGGGTCAAAAACGTTACCTCAATATGGATAAATTAACTCTACTCCAACTCAACTCTTGATCTATTGTCAATTAACTATGTACTCTTTGCTTACTTCTATTCTTCGCTCTCTCATTTGTGCGAAACTTTTCGGACGTTATCTTGGACGAAAAGATGCACACTGCCTACATCAGTTATTGCCCCTGGACCCTCCGATCAAGTCGGAGGGTGACGAAAGGGGGGAGTCGGAGGGTAAAGAAGTTAATCTATTTAGCCCATAGGCCTAGGTTATCCAGGAAGAGATCGTCTTCATCATTGCTGGCATCACAGCGGAATCGAATGCGCGTTTTCTTGGTCAACTTATATCCCTTAATCACCAGGGATTCGAGGTAGACTGTGCCATCATCCAGGAAATCCACATCCTTGACAAAAGTAACCACTCTCTCATAGGTTTCCCCTCCATCGGTGGAGAGTTGCAGCCAGAAGTCTTCGCCTTCCTCAAAGCTTTCCAC
The sequence above is drawn from the Verrucomicrobiota bacterium genome and encodes:
- a CDS encoding transposase, translated to MCGIFCTLTTKNVSVLVALAVNQEGYREIVGVAEGMKEDKASWLDFLRYLKKRGLKDPCFVLSDNYLGLVDALTEVFAKTLWQRCMVHFYRNVWKVIPQSKIGEVSALLKAIHAQHKTQLIIQKLKAMKLAQAAKVLEKGIEDTFSFYAFPREHPIYLRTNNPLERIMKEIRRRTRVVGSFPDGHSALMLACARPRHITSSKWGQKRYLNMDKLTLLQLNS